One Amaranthus tricolor cultivar Red isolate AtriRed21 chromosome 10, ASM2621246v1, whole genome shotgun sequence genomic window carries:
- the LOC130826325 gene encoding transcription initiation factor TFIID subunit 8-like codes for MSKSKPQNPLPISSPSQFSHSVTKLAVTQILRSIGFKSSKSSALETLTRIATLFLQSLFDSAASHANFSFSHSNLNVFDIIHAIEDLSLPVGFVGASDINRTYFRSKTIQDLQYFLDNNNQVPFPRRVSRYVQNSGSSVIFSGKFDSLKGNDDRGPHIPRWLPDFPEIRIDDVKRNGKEILWEEKRFQWCPPVVVTKMKKVKREIVLQGRRDRVKFRLGMRRRNVKVGGLDALELRNGVCRGGKRVCLIERVDSKTFFQDDDDDN; via the coding sequence ATGTCAAAATCCAAACCCCAAAATCCCCTCCCCATTTCTTCTCCCTCTCAATTCTCTCACTCCGTCACTAAACTTGCAGTTACCCAAATCCTCCGTTCAATTGGATTCAAATCCTCGAAATCATCCGCACTTGAAACCCTAACTCGTATCGCCACCCTCTTCCTTCAATCCCTCTTTGATTCCGCCGCCTCTCACGCAAATTTCTCTTTCAGCCACTCTAATTTGAATGTGTTTGATATTATTCACGCCATTGAAGACCTTTCTCTACCCGTCGGATTTGTTGGAGCTTCCGACATTAATCGAACTTATTTTCGCTCTAAAACGATTCAAGATCTTCAGTACTTTCTTGACAATAATAATCAAGTTCCCTTTCCTCGTCGAGTTTCTCGCTATGTACAAAATTCTGGGTCGTCTGTCATTTTTTCTGGGAAATTTGATTCTTTGAAGGGTAATGATGATAGAGGTCCTCATATTCCGAGATGGTTACCAGATTTTCCTGAGATTCGAATCGATGATGTAAAACGGAATGGTAAAGAGATTTTATGGGAAGAGAAAAGGTTTCAGTGGTGTCCACCAGTGGTGGTTACGAAGATGAAGAAGGTCAAAAGAGAGATTGTGTTGCAAGGGAGAAGAGATAGAGTGAAGTTTAGGTTAGGGATGAGAAGAAGGAATGTCAAAGTGGGTGGGTTGGATGCTTTGGAGCTCCGGAATGGGGTTTGTAGAGGTGGTAAACGGGTTTGTTTGATTGAAAGAGTTGATAGTAAGACATTTTtccaagatgatgatgatgataattga